The Harpia harpyja isolate bHarHar1 chromosome 13, bHarHar1 primary haplotype, whole genome shotgun sequence genome contains a region encoding:
- the LOC128150223 gene encoding interleukin-1 receptor antagonist protein-like isoform X4: MAFVPDLDTLESSSLNEETFYGPDCLCPQKKPRLDSEMTSPGVDIQVTVTKGHPARTFRQAAVLVVAVTKLQKRPVHKDFADSDLGGFLEDIFEPISFQQIEDTYARAPVYRYTRSQSFDILDIDHKCFVLESPTQLVALHLQGPSARWKVKLNIALYRPRSSQGGPGTGRMPVALGIKGYQLYMSCVMSGTEPVLQLEEADIRKDIESVELTRFIFFRLDSPGEGTTRFESAAFPGWFICTSLQPRQPVGITNQPDQVNIATYKLSGR, encoded by the exons ATGGCGTTCGTCCCCGATTTGGACACGCTGGAGAGCAGCAG CCTGAATGAGGAGACGTTTTATGGCCCCGACTGCCTCTGCCCGCAGAAG aaACCCCGCCTGGACTCAGAGATGACATCACCCGGGGTGGACATCCAGGTCACAGTGACCAAGGGACACCCTGCCAGGACCTTTCGCCAGGCTGCCGTCCTCGTGGTGGCCGTGACCAAGCTCCAGAAGCGGCCGGTGCACAAGGACTTCGCCGACAGTGACCTTGGGGGCTTCCTGGAGGATATTTTCG AGCCCATCTCCTTCCAGCAGATCGAGGACACCTATGCCAGGGCACCCGTCTATCGCTACACCCGCTCCCAGTCCTTCGACATCCTCGACATCGACCACAAGTGCTTCGTGCTGGAGTCGCCCACCCAGCTGGTGGCCCTGCACCTGCAGGGACCCTCTGCCAGGTGGAAAG TGAAGCTCAACATCGCTCTGTACCGTCCCCGGTCATCGCAAGGTGGCCCGGGGACTGGGCGGATGCCGGTGGCCTTGGGCATCAAGGGTTACCAACTCTACATGTCGTGTGTGATGAGCGGCACTGagcctgtgctgcagctggag GAAGCTGACATCAGGAAGGACATTGAGAGCGTGGAGCTGACCCGCTTCATCTTCTTCCGCCTGGACAGCCCGGGCGAGGGGACCACCCGCTTCGAGTCGGCCGCCTTCCCCGGCTGGTTCATCTGCACCTCCCTGCAGCCCCGCCAGCCTGTCGGCATCACCAACCAGCCCGACCAGGTCAACATTGCCACCTACAAGCTGAGCGGGCGCTGA
- the LOC128150223 gene encoding interleukin-1 beta-like isoform X3: protein MAFVPDLDTLESSSLNEETFYGPDCLCPQKVTPGWREQRDTHDGEAGLSPHISFPPQKPRLDSEMTSPGVDIQVTVTKGHPARTFRQAAVLVVAVTKLQKRPVHKDFADSDLGGFLEDIFEPISFQQIEDTYARAPVYRYTRSQSFDILDIDHKCFVLESPTQLVALHLQGPSARWKVKLNIALYRPRSSQGGPGTGRMPVALGIKGYQLYMSCVMSGTEPVLQLEEADIRKDIESVELTRFIFFRLDSPGEGTTRFESAAFPGWFICTSLQPRQPVGITNQPDQVNIATYKLSGR, encoded by the exons ATGGCGTTCGTCCCCGATTTGGACACGCTGGAGAGCAGCAG CCTGAATGAGGAGACGTTTTATGGCCCCGACTGCCTCTGCCCGCAGAAGGTAACACCGGGTTGGCGGGAACAGCGAGACACCCATGATGGGGAAGCCGGGCTCTCACCCCacatctcctttcctccccagaaACCCCGCCTGGACTCAGAGATGACATCACCCGGGGTGGACATCCAGGTCACAGTGACCAAGGGACACCCTGCCAGGACCTTTCGCCAGGCTGCCGTCCTCGTGGTGGCCGTGACCAAGCTCCAGAAGCGGCCGGTGCACAAGGACTTCGCCGACAGTGACCTTGGGGGCTTCCTGGAGGATATTTTCG AGCCCATCTCCTTCCAGCAGATCGAGGACACCTATGCCAGGGCACCCGTCTATCGCTACACCCGCTCCCAGTCCTTCGACATCCTCGACATCGACCACAAGTGCTTCGTGCTGGAGTCGCCCACCCAGCTGGTGGCCCTGCACCTGCAGGGACCCTCTGCCAGGTGGAAAG TGAAGCTCAACATCGCTCTGTACCGTCCCCGGTCATCGCAAGGTGGCCCGGGGACTGGGCGGATGCCGGTGGCCTTGGGCATCAAGGGTTACCAACTCTACATGTCGTGTGTGATGAGCGGCACTGagcctgtgctgcagctggag GAAGCTGACATCAGGAAGGACATTGAGAGCGTGGAGCTGACCCGCTTCATCTTCTTCCGCCTGGACAGCCCGGGCGAGGGGACCACCCGCTTCGAGTCGGCCGCCTTCCCCGGCTGGTTCATCTGCACCTCCCTGCAGCCCCGCCAGCCTGTCGGCATCACCAACCAGCCCGACCAGGTCAACATTGCCACCTACAAGCTGAGCGGGCGCTGA
- the LOC128150223 gene encoding interleukin-1 beta-like isoform X2 encodes MAFVPDLDTLESSSLNEETFYGPDCLCPQKKPRLDSEMTSPGVDIQVTVTKGHPARTFRQAAVLVVAVTKLQKRPVHKDFADSDLGGFLEDIFGMGGWCWGCHSSWGMLLGDVLGPGTISISLTVSLPAEPISFQQIEDTYARAPVYRYTRSQSFDILDIDHKCFVLESPTQLVALHLQGPSARWKVKLNIALYRPRSSQGGPGTGRMPVALGIKGYQLYMSCVMSGTEPVLQLEEADIRKDIESVELTRFIFFRLDSPGEGTTRFESAAFPGWFICTSLQPRQPVGITNQPDQVNIATYKLSGR; translated from the exons ATGGCGTTCGTCCCCGATTTGGACACGCTGGAGAGCAGCAG CCTGAATGAGGAGACGTTTTATGGCCCCGACTGCCTCTGCCCGCAGAAG aaACCCCGCCTGGACTCAGAGATGACATCACCCGGGGTGGACATCCAGGTCACAGTGACCAAGGGACACCCTGCCAGGACCTTTCGCCAGGCTGCCGTCCTCGTGGTGGCCGTGACCAAGCTCCAGAAGCGGCCGGTGCACAAGGACTTCGCCGACAGTGACCTTGGGGGCTTCCTGGAGGATATTTTCGGTATGGGGGGGTGGTGTTGGGGGTGTCACTCCAGCTGGGGGATGCTCTTGGGGGATGTTCTTGGACCAGGGACCATCAGCATCTCCCTGACCGTCTCCCTCCCCGCAGAGCCCATCTCCTTCCAGCAGATCGAGGACACCTATGCCAGGGCACCCGTCTATCGCTACACCCGCTCCCAGTCCTTCGACATCCTCGACATCGACCACAAGTGCTTCGTGCTGGAGTCGCCCACCCAGCTGGTGGCCCTGCACCTGCAGGGACCCTCTGCCAGGTGGAAAG TGAAGCTCAACATCGCTCTGTACCGTCCCCGGTCATCGCAAGGTGGCCCGGGGACTGGGCGGATGCCGGTGGCCTTGGGCATCAAGGGTTACCAACTCTACATGTCGTGTGTGATGAGCGGCACTGagcctgtgctgcagctggag GAAGCTGACATCAGGAAGGACATTGAGAGCGTGGAGCTGACCCGCTTCATCTTCTTCCGCCTGGACAGCCCGGGCGAGGGGACCACCCGCTTCGAGTCGGCCGCCTTCCCCGGCTGGTTCATCTGCACCTCCCTGCAGCCCCGCCAGCCTGTCGGCATCACCAACCAGCCCGACCAGGTCAACATTGCCACCTACAAGCTGAGCGGGCGCTGA
- the LOC128150223 gene encoding interleukin-1 beta-like isoform X1, producing MAFVPDLDTLESSSLNEETFYGPDCLCPQKVTPGWREQRDTHDGEAGLSPHISFPPQKPRLDSEMTSPGVDIQVTVTKGHPARTFRQAAVLVVAVTKLQKRPVHKDFADSDLGGFLEDIFGMGGWCWGCHSSWGMLLGDVLGPGTISISLTVSLPAEPISFQQIEDTYARAPVYRYTRSQSFDILDIDHKCFVLESPTQLVALHLQGPSARWKVKLNIALYRPRSSQGGPGTGRMPVALGIKGYQLYMSCVMSGTEPVLQLEEADIRKDIESVELTRFIFFRLDSPGEGTTRFESAAFPGWFICTSLQPRQPVGITNQPDQVNIATYKLSGR from the exons ATGGCGTTCGTCCCCGATTTGGACACGCTGGAGAGCAGCAG CCTGAATGAGGAGACGTTTTATGGCCCCGACTGCCTCTGCCCGCAGAAGGTAACACCGGGTTGGCGGGAACAGCGAGACACCCATGATGGGGAAGCCGGGCTCTCACCCCacatctcctttcctccccagaaACCCCGCCTGGACTCAGAGATGACATCACCCGGGGTGGACATCCAGGTCACAGTGACCAAGGGACACCCTGCCAGGACCTTTCGCCAGGCTGCCGTCCTCGTGGTGGCCGTGACCAAGCTCCAGAAGCGGCCGGTGCACAAGGACTTCGCCGACAGTGACCTTGGGGGCTTCCTGGAGGATATTTTCGGTATGGGGGGGTGGTGTTGGGGGTGTCACTCCAGCTGGGGGATGCTCTTGGGGGATGTTCTTGGACCAGGGACCATCAGCATCTCCCTGACCGTCTCCCTCCCCGCAGAGCCCATCTCCTTCCAGCAGATCGAGGACACCTATGCCAGGGCACCCGTCTATCGCTACACCCGCTCCCAGTCCTTCGACATCCTCGACATCGACCACAAGTGCTTCGTGCTGGAGTCGCCCACCCAGCTGGTGGCCCTGCACCTGCAGGGACCCTCTGCCAGGTGGAAAG TGAAGCTCAACATCGCTCTGTACCGTCCCCGGTCATCGCAAGGTGGCCCGGGGACTGGGCGGATGCCGGTGGCCTTGGGCATCAAGGGTTACCAACTCTACATGTCGTGTGTGATGAGCGGCACTGagcctgtgctgcagctggag GAAGCTGACATCAGGAAGGACATTGAGAGCGTGGAGCTGACCCGCTTCATCTTCTTCCGCCTGGACAGCCCGGGCGAGGGGACCACCCGCTTCGAGTCGGCCGCCTTCCCCGGCTGGTTCATCTGCACCTCCCTGCAGCCCCGCCAGCCTGTCGGCATCACCAACCAGCCCGACCAGGTCAACATTGCCACCTACAAGCTGAGCGGGCGCTGA